Part of the Falco biarmicus isolate bFalBia1 chromosome 4, bFalBia1.pri, whole genome shotgun sequence genome, GTGCCTCGGGGGTGCGAGGGCAGCGGGCAAGAACCTGGCCGAAAGGGCCCCgaggagccctggccaggggctgtgctcagtgctaccgaggaaaagcagcaacccGCGGGGGCCACGCTGGGGGCCCCCTGGGAGCCTCGAAAGCTTCCTCCCCCCGCATGCGGGGCACGAGGCCACCTTCgtggggcaccagcagcaggcacctggCCAGAATGGCCCAaaggagccctggccaggggccCTGCGcggtgctgcagaggcaggcaaaaAACCCCGGGCAGGGACACTTGCTCGCCCACcgcgggggaaaaaaagccttcctccccccagctgcGGGGCACGAGAGGCCACCTTCgtggggcaccagcagcaggcggtGACCTGGCCCGAGGGACCGCAGGAGCCCTGACAAGCGGTCgcgctcagtgctgcagaggaaggcaaaaaacccccgGGGGCCAGTGCCAATGTGCCCCGggggaaaattccttcctgaccccaggcagcgctggcgATCGACTGTTCCCTGAGCACGTGAGCAGGACCGGCCTCCTCGTCCCACGGGCCGGGCACGCCTCCCGGGAGATGCCCCAGCCCTCTTCTCCCTCAGCCCGGAGCCACCTCAGGGGCTTCCAAGAGTGACCAAACACCCCTGGCCTGATCGACCTGGGGGGACAAGAATCCTTCCTGTGCCTGGCAGGGCACCAGTGGGTGCTCCAAAGCTCTGGGACCCCTGGCAATATCTCTGCATCCCATAACTCACGGCCACCGCCCCTGGCTCCACAGGGATGAAGTCGGTGAGCTCTGCAGCGCTCCTCAAGAAGGCATTCCTTTGGTGGTGCCATGGCTGTCCAGCTGAAAAAGCCCGATAGCCTTGAGCACCTCCAGGTGCTGGTGGTTCTTCTCATCCCCTGAGGGGCTTGTGTCTGCTCCCTGAAGGCTCAAGCGAGATTTCCATCCATCAGATGAACTTGGAACATAGCCTTGTCACAGCTGCCCTTGAAGCGGAGAAGCTCCAGCAACTTCATATCCAGTGTCCCCCGGCCTTCCTCCCTCAGCCCCCGGGGAATCCCACCGGCCCCTCCAGGCCTTCCTCTCGGGTGTCTTCAGGCCGGTGCCAGGCCAGCTCTGGACAGGGGACACAGGACGAAGCCCCTTTTGTACTCCCCCGGGGCACTGTGACTGCTGCGTTGCCAGGTGATGGCACTGTGACATGGGGGTGACACAGTCCCCCAGTTGCCACCTCATCCCCCGCCCAGCACCCCTGGGAGGAAGGGCTTTGGGGTGCCGGCCCCGaggcagcccctgtgcccagcaGGCCCTGGGCGCTGTCCCTGCCCTTGGTGGCCATGCACGggccacagctgctgggagtCCCTCTCCATCCATCTGGACAGCCAGACTCTGCAAAGGGCATTTATGCCAGTCGCGTTCCTTTGGATGGCGGATGTGAGAGGGGATAAGACGGGCTTGTGGTTCCCTCTGCATGGActctgcagagatgcagagAGCACACGCAGGATTTCCTCACCACTCCTTACCAATGCACCAGGGGACATTTGCTCATGCCCTGCTTGTGGTGGGGTTGTCCTCTTTGGAAGAAGTCgtagggttggttttttgtgttattGACCATCTTTTTCCCTGCAATTCAGTAGCTCTTCTCCTGCTTTGGCTTTCACCTTTGGTATCTGGAAAGTGACGGCAGccctctcagccttttttttgcTCCAGCTAGTCTTTGACAtcttttttcagctctttgctATAACTCTTACACCGCTTGGAAATGCACACTCTCCCAGTTGTTCCTGAATGCAAAAATCCCAGAACTCATAGTAATTAAGCAGCGTCAGCTAGCTGCTCACCAGCTTGTGACTTCCACTCTGGCCTAAGCATTGCTTGGATTCAACCACTCTTCCAATTCCAGGAATGATTCTGAaccaattattttctttctgtttgagTCTCTGCCTGTTTTCCTCTGAGACTCTGTTGTAATATAGAATTAATTTGCAATTATAAAACGAGCCAGATTCTTGTTCCCAGATGTGATTTTCTTGGCAATGGAAACAGGCTTTGGGGGAAAGGTAGCAAGgtccatgcagcagcaaagaacCACTAACTCTCACTAGCATACAGTACAAGCTATGTCAAAAGATCCAATAGTTACCATTTTGATTTCCTATTAATGtacacagcttttaaagaaCTGGACACTGTggttgcttttttccttaaagcagTATAAATGTTTTTCCAGATTTAACTACTGAGGCTTCATTAAATTAGCAGAGTTTTTCCCATGCACTGTTTCAATTTCTCTGCCCTTCTATcaagtatataaaataaaatagtggaAGATCACACTTTGGATTggaaagacacacaaaaaagattaaattttcACATTCAAAGCACACAGCAGTGACAGAATCCTTCCCCCACAGCACTTGAAGGAAAATCcactgggttttgttctttgaatCTTACATTTCTTAGGCTCTTTGAAAAGGTCACACTAGagttcattttcaaaataaatagaatCTGTTGAAACATGGCATTTATTTGAAGACCACAATACACATCCAGTAGTATGAGGTCATCAAGGTGACAGTTTCTTCTCCATTTAGTACTCAGGCCAATctgttttacatttaatttagcTGGCTGATATCTCTCAGATGACCAGGTGAATGCAGTTTCAAACAAGCCAGAACTGGTCAAGAATTCGCATCAAATATGGTAATTGGATTGAAATGAACACATCTTTGAAAAAGTCACAATTATTCATATGTGGTTTACAAATTAAAGGTTTGAAATTTGCTTTGAAGCTTGttaaaatttaaagtaaaatgaGGATTAAAATGAAACTCCATgcaaaaaatagatttttttgagGTTGGCCACACAAAATGCTTACCCAAACAATCTTTTGGATCAAATGAATAGGGCTTCCCCACTAGTTTTGGTGACCAAATGACCAAACCATTTTAatgaaggaaataataataaagtagaaaactaaaccaaaatCACATGTCATTCTTCTTCTACAAAGAGCAATCTTCTGCTAACatctagagaaagaaaatgtatctttGGAAAAACACACAGGAAACACCTTAGAAAATGAATCATTCTAACATCAGGGTAATGAAAAAACAAGCCAGTGCCTTCAACCCTTGTGAAAGGATGTGAAAACAAACCAGTATGGCTACAGGTGTTCTTTATCTATCTACAGATAAACAATTCCAGTAAAGGGGGCATTTCTAATTTGAATCAAGCCTGGAAACGCTTCTCATACACACAGACCTGAGTCTCAAACACTGAGCCAGAATCTTAAAGGAGAAAATCTAACTAGCAAAGATATGAAACACCATTATTTGACCATTCcacctgtattttatttgtgtgcACAAGGTATGGAAAAATGAAGAGCCACTTTTAACAGATATTCCTCATATATAATAGAAGAACATTCAACTAAAGGCATTTTGTGaacttacagaaaagaaaggtttaCAACACAAACATagaagtttgttttatttggggCATATGAACTTTACTTAAACTGTTACACAGGAATAGTTTTATAGAATAAGATTTCtgagtatatttttttctttttcctcctatgTCTGTTCCAAGCTTTGATGTTCATACATTAGTTCCCACACTCTTTACAGGATGAATAATTATTTATGTACAAAATTACACTCTGAAAGGCACCTCAGTCAACATGACACCTTcaaatttatttgtaatataTCACTTGCATAAATTGAAGTGAGAGTGGGGAGTATACAGTGAACACAAGTCGTCAGGAGTAAttataaaagaggaaaaataaagagtcTGGCATATGAAAGTTTCTTCATTACTCCTTAGTATATTTATAATCAACCAATTTCACATTTTCCAGCTCTGTAAAGTAAGACCTGCATATCTTCCCAGAGTTTGCTTGTAAGCCATACAATTCCAAGTAGCCATGCTTAAAGGTATTTTATAAACCATTTTATAACATGGCATGATAATTCCCCCATGGGGCTAGTCACTGGACACATAAATTGTTCCTTTGCCAGGACAATACTTCCAGGTTTTGATAATGCTTTTGACTAGCTTCCAGAAAAGCTGCCACCTGGTTAAATCCATGTTCAGTTCCTTCGTCAGTGATGATCTAAGTTACAGGGATCACAGATGAAAACCTCAAGTGTCCTGCACAAAAACTCAAGAGATATCATCTCCCCTGCAGTCAGTAACACCATACCTACATGCAGTTTCGCAACACCTAGTTCACCAACCAGCTTTACCCATGGGAAAGTAACTTTACCCTTTTTTCAGGTAACGGGTCCATTTGCCTAGAGGCTCTCCTGTTTCTGGGAGCTGCCTGTAAATTCCATGATGATGAGGTCCCATGGAAGTAGAGAGCTTTGCACCAGCAACACCAATGGCCCAGCTCAAAAGCAGtgacttctgcagcagcagcaggcagctcatTGTTCACAGGAGCATTGCCTCTGTCTCAGTATCTCACAGGTTCCACTTCAGTTGATCTCAAACCTTTATGTTGAGTTTCTCTCTTCGTCTCTTAGGGGTTTTGGATGAAGGAATTGGAGATAAAGAAAGCCCAGAGGAACAACTTACACCAGGATATCACTTCTCTTGCTGCACCATACTACCAGTGTTATCATGGCACATGTCAACATGACTGGGATCAAGATCAGAGTTATGAGAATTTCATCTGGTGGATCTTCCCAGTGAACCTTTTCTGAAGTACAGTTTGAAAAGAACTGTTTATGAATTCCAGTGATAAAGCCCTCTGCAAGGGGGTTTGGCCAAAAGCAACTTGCATTGTTGGCTTCACGTTCTGTGCACTGGGTAAAGTTGTCATAATACctaggagaagaagaaaattgataGAAGTTTTGAGCAGAATGCATTCGCATATCATACTTAGAGGATGCTACACAGGGTCGCATATAGAATGTATAAGACTAGGTCTATCATGCAGATATTCTGCTGAAGGACCTCTAACG contains:
- the RAMP3 gene encoding receptor activity-modifying protein 3 isoform X3; the encoded protein is MEAPGCRRRQLPVLLLWGARQQTHLCNESLMLEKLPACGKSFEEMMKKVDSKKWCNLTEFIMYYDNFTQCTEREANNASCFWPNPLAEGFITGIHKQFFSNCTSEKVHWEDPPDEILITLILIPVMLTCAMITLVVWCSKRSDILV
- the RAMP3 gene encoding receptor activity-modifying protein 3 isoform X2 gives rise to the protein MEAPGCRRRQLPVLLLWVNGLMTLGFTGARQQTHLCNESLMLEKLPACGKSFEEMMKKVDSKKWCNLTEFIMYYDNFTQCTEREANNASCFWPNPLAEGFITGIHKQFFSNCTSEKVHWEDPPDEILITLILIPVMLTCAMITLVVWCSKRSDILV
- the RAMP3 gene encoding receptor activity-modifying protein 3 isoform X1, which translates into the protein MRATVTWHTELLSVSWGQQNVSRCHLFFNGLMTLGFTGARQQTHLCNESLMLEKLPACGKSFEEMMKKVDSKKWCNLTEFIMYYDNFTQCTEREANNASCFWPNPLAEGFITGIHKQFFSNCTSEKVHWEDPPDEILITLILIPVMLTCAMITLVVWCSKRSDILV